A window of the Fusibacter sp. A1 genome harbors these coding sequences:
- a CDS encoding RadC family protein has translation MNYNYKDFTDEQLLKSLVKETRAGSFKLLSEHGLDDMIYDLTPQELIQVEGIGNKTAERLVALQELLRRLHSKRLKHLGCSIKSPADVFNLMYPVLGHLKVEEFHTLLLNTKNHVIGEPIMISRGSLNASLVDPRSVFRLAIKKAAASMVLVHNHPSMNSEPSREDKAITDRLVEVGELVGIQVLDHIIIGSTYYSFKENELI, from the coding sequence ATGAATTACAATTACAAAGACTTTACTGATGAACAACTACTAAAATCTTTAGTAAAAGAAACACGAGCTGGAAGCTTCAAGCTGCTTTCGGAACATGGATTGGATGATATGATCTATGATCTAACACCACAAGAACTTATCCAAGTTGAAGGCATTGGTAATAAAACAGCAGAACGACTAGTTGCTTTACAGGAGCTTCTAAGACGACTTCATAGTAAGAGATTAAAACACCTTGGTTGTTCCATTAAAAGTCCAGCTGATGTCTTTAATCTTATGTATCCAGTGTTAGGTCATTTAAAAGTGGAAGAGTTCCATACGCTGCTGTTGAACACGAAAAATCACGTAATAGGTGAACCTATTATGATTTCAAGAGGAAGCTTGAATGCAAGTCTTGTAGATCCTAGATCTGTATTTCGGTTAGCAATAAAGAAAGCAGCCGCATCCATGGTCTTAGTCCATAATCATCCCTCAATGAATTCTGAACCTTCAAGAGAAGACAAAGCCATTACGGATCGCCTAGTTGAGGTTGGAGAGCTAGTTGGTATACAGGTATTGGATCATATTATCATCGGAAGCACTTACTATAGTTTCAAGGAGAACGAACTTATATAG
- a CDS encoding HIRAN domain-containing protein, whose product MNRKQFNVQLRFIMRYAHKIYRESSLESFSESLQLSWAITRCQVYLKHTKVRGISYHQDVVRKLLGMNADDYRIDVVSETSNPYDPNAIAVVAKVKSEDNIKQLKLGYLSRAIATVASAAMDGAGALRILHSDVTGLNRPRSNLGLNLSYVVINEHT is encoded by the coding sequence ATGAATAGAAAGCAATTCAATGTTCAACTAAGGTTTATCATGCGTTATGCACACAAGATTTACAGAGAATCAAGTCTTGAATCATTCTCTGAATCCTTGCAGTTGTCTTGGGCAATAACGAGGTGTCAAGTCTATTTGAAACATACAAAAGTACGTGGCATTTCCTATCATCAGGATGTTGTCAGGAAACTTCTAGGTATGAATGCTGATGATTATCGCATAGATGTTGTGAGTGAGACTTCAAATCCTTATGATCCTAATGCCATTGCTGTTGTTGCAAAAGTAAAGTCAGAAGATAACATTAAGCAGCTAAAGCTTGGGTACTTATCAAGAGCAATCGCAACGGTAGCTAGTGCAGCCATGGATGGTGCTGGGGCATTAAGAATACTCCATTCAGATGTCACAGGACTTAATAGACCAAGGAGCAATTTAGGTCTAAATTTAAGCTATGTTGTAATAAATGAACATACCTAG
- a CDS encoding helix-turn-helix domain-containing protein produces the protein MTKHDEILKGLNIGQLIKKRRKELGMTQEEFANAIGMGRSSITFIETRGNETTIELLIKIADALDCDLSYFLKPSQYAWNAPQIIAKPIESVQIIDQLNSKEYVDDLDPLSKDFYYSFIHKLDSNIKDRAKREAITEVMSDLSKYIDYKIQGGTGTTISDGFLEEFERFRYTTEEGRDYVL, from the coding sequence ATGACAAAACATGATGAAATACTTAAGGGCTTAAACATAGGTCAACTGATTAAGAAACGTAGGAAGGAACTTGGAATGACTCAAGAAGAATTCGCTAATGCAATAGGTATGGGGAGATCTTCAATTACATTCATTGAGACTAGAGGTAACGAAACAACAATCGAGCTTCTGATTAAGATTGCCGATGCCTTAGATTGTGACTTATCCTACTTTCTTAAACCCAGTCAGTATGCTTGGAATGCGCCACAGATAATCGCGAAACCAATCGAAAGTGTTCAGATTATCGATCAGCTAAACTCGAAGGAGTATGTTGATGACTTGGACCCTTTATCAAAAGACTTCTATTACTCATTTATTCATAAGCTCGATTCAAACATAAAAGATCGTGCAAAGCGTGAAGCTATTACTGAGGTTATGTCTGACTTAAGCAAATACATTGACTATAAGATTCAAGGAGGAACAGGGACAACTATCTCTGATGGTTTCCTTGAGGAGTTTGAAAGATTCAGATATACAACGGAGGAAGGTAGAGATTACGTCTTATAA
- a CDS encoding recombinase family protein: protein MKRRTAIYARVSTEMQAEEGYSIDAQVSNARMNCKSLGNDVVGVYIDRGISGKSMEARPEFMRMMKDAEAGIFAEIVVWKLNRLSRSHMDLLKIYNQLEEYGVSFRSITEPFDTGSPTGKLVFNMLASIGEFERETIVENVKSGMRQKALQGFHNGGKMLGYRSVVDEDTSKSQLTIIEDEAYVIRLIYSMYADGKGGYKAIANYLNRNGFKTIKGNNFSLHAVRDILRNPTYAGKIRFNKFVDCASKKRKGTNKELIVVDGNHEAIIDEVVWNKVKSIIDKNTGRRSKIQKGILLLSGLLKCPECGAPMVAGRSSRTRKDGTKKRYTFYQCNRFKSYGSAECHANSVGADYAEVTVIKRLKDFAFNEEVIAEVVSRINNQISSNVIPLRKRLSHLETEHQQLKGKRDKIFELYEDDMISRDNLKERLDDLDQKLNENLRITTHLKRQIDDNLMTQEVPVERVVEILQNFGKLMDISTREQQKLLLNLAIEKITVTTNREIDQIELRFDKHLQKNIHDNAEVSSDEEPPFFMPFILNVDADLSAEPITNDLIK from the coding sequence ATGAAAAGAAGAACAGCGATATACGCACGTGTATCAACTGAAATGCAAGCCGAGGAGGGCTATTCAATTGATGCCCAAGTCAGTAACGCAAGAATGAATTGTAAAAGCTTAGGAAATGATGTCGTTGGTGTATATATTGACCGAGGCATATCTGGCAAAAGTATGGAAGCAAGACCAGAGTTTATGAGAATGATGAAGGATGCTGAAGCTGGGATCTTTGCTGAAATTGTTGTCTGGAAGTTAAACAGACTTTCACGAAGCCATATGGACTTACTTAAAATATACAACCAGCTAGAAGAATACGGAGTTAGCTTTAGATCCATAACAGAACCATTTGATACTGGGAGTCCAACAGGCAAACTTGTGTTTAATATGCTGGCAAGTATAGGCGAGTTTGAACGTGAAACCATTGTTGAGAATGTTAAGAGTGGCATGAGACAGAAAGCACTACAAGGTTTTCATAATGGTGGCAAAATGCTTGGATATAGGTCTGTTGTTGATGAAGATACTTCAAAATCTCAATTAACCATTATTGAGGATGAAGCATATGTTATTAGGTTGATTTACAGTATGTACGCTGATGGTAAAGGCGGCTACAAGGCTATTGCCAACTATCTTAATAGGAATGGCTTTAAAACCATTAAAGGCAACAATTTCAGTTTACATGCTGTTAGAGATATTCTCAGAAATCCAACATATGCTGGTAAAATCAGGTTCAACAAGTTCGTGGATTGTGCATCAAAGAAGCGCAAAGGAACTAATAAAGAGCTGATTGTTGTTGATGGTAACCATGAGGCAATAATTGATGAAGTTGTTTGGAATAAAGTGAAAAGCATCATTGATAAGAATACAGGTCGCAGATCCAAGATTCAGAAGGGAATATTACTACTATCTGGCTTGTTAAAGTGTCCTGAATGTGGTGCACCTATGGTTGCTGGTCGTTCAAGTAGAACTAGAAAAGACGGCACTAAGAAGAGATACACATTCTATCAATGCAATCGATTTAAAAGTTATGGCAGTGCAGAATGCCATGCTAATTCAGTAGGTGCTGATTATGCAGAAGTTACAGTGATTAAACGACTTAAAGACTTTGCATTCAATGAAGAAGTAATTGCTGAAGTTGTATCAAGAATTAACAATCAGATATCATCAAATGTTATTCCTCTAAGGAAAAGACTATCCCATCTTGAAACCGAACATCAGCAACTTAAAGGTAAGCGTGATAAGATATTTGAGCTTTATGAGGATGATATGATCAGTAGAGATAACTTGAAAGAGAGATTGGATGATTTAGATCAGAAACTAAATGAGAATTTGAGAATAACAACACATCTTAAGAGGCAGATAGACGATAATCTAATGACTCAGGAAGTACCGGTTGAAAGAGTTGTCGAGATCCTACAGAACTTTGGAAAACTGATGGATATATCAACAAGGGAACAGCAGAAGCTACTACTAAATTTAGCAATAGAGAAAATCACTGTAACAACAAATAGGGAAATAGACCAAATAGAACTTAGATTTGATAAACATCTACAAAAGAATATACATGATAATGCGGAGGTATCTTCAGATGAAGAGCCTCCTTTCTTTATGCCCTTTATTCTGAATGTTGATGCTGATTTAAGCGCTGAGCCCATTACAAATGACTTGATTAAGTGA
- the ychF gene encoding redox-regulated ATPase YchF: MKLGIVGLPNVGKSTLFNAITQAGAEAANYPFCTIEPNVGVVSVPDSRLKVLRDMYDSKKIVPTAIEFYDIAGLVKGASKGEGLGNKFLAHIREVAAIVHVVRCFDDPNVVHVDGSIDPIRDIETINLELILSDAEMISRRLEKTRKAAKADKTLQKEMELLTEISELLNEGRSARTMELDQDSEKFVKSLDMLSYKPIIYAANISEDDLLDDGSHNAYVEKVREFASTEDAEVITFCAKIEEELSDLDDEERQDFLSELGITEAGLDKLVRACYHLLDLISFLTAGPQEIRAWTIRRGTKAPQAAGKIHSDIERGFIRAETIHFDHLIEAGSMAAAKEKGNVRLEGKEYLVKDGDVILFRFNV, translated from the coding sequence ATGAAACTCGGCATAGTAGGATTACCAAACGTAGGAAAGAGCACGCTCTTTAATGCGATCACACAAGCAGGAGCAGAAGCTGCCAACTACCCATTCTGTACCATCGAGCCAAATGTCGGAGTCGTATCTGTTCCAGATAGCCGATTGAAAGTGCTAAGAGATATGTACGATTCTAAAAAAATCGTACCTACGGCAATTGAGTTTTATGATATCGCCGGTCTAGTAAAAGGAGCATCAAAGGGCGAGGGCCTAGGAAACAAGTTCCTTGCCCACATCCGCGAAGTCGCAGCGATCGTACATGTCGTAAGATGTTTTGACGATCCAAACGTCGTTCACGTGGACGGCAGCATCGATCCTATCCGCGACATTGAAACAATCAATCTCGAACTGATCCTTTCAGACGCCGAGATGATTTCAAGAAGACTTGAAAAGACAAGAAAAGCCGCTAAGGCAGACAAGACGCTTCAAAAGGAAATGGAACTGCTTACAGAAATCAGCGAACTGCTTAACGAAGGCCGTTCTGCAAGAACGATGGAGCTTGACCAAGATTCAGAAAAATTTGTAAAGTCGCTTGATATGTTATCATACAAACCGATCATCTACGCAGCAAACATTTCAGAAGACGACCTTTTAGATGATGGTTCGCACAACGCGTACGTTGAAAAGGTACGAGAGTTCGCATCAACAGAAGACGCCGAAGTCATCACCTTTTGCGCTAAAATCGAAGAAGAACTTTCTGATTTGGACGACGAAGAAAGACAGGACTTCTTAAGCGAGCTAGGCATCACAGAAGCCGGACTCGACAAATTGGTTCGCGCATGCTACCACCTGCTTGACCTAATCAGTTTCTTAACAGCAGGACCACAAGAAATCAGAGCATGGACAATCAGAAGAGGCACAAAAGCACCTCAAGCCGCTGGCAAGATCCACTCAGATATCGAACGCGGCTTCATCCGTGCAGAAACCATCCACTTCGACCACCTGATCGAAGCAGGCTCCATGGCAGCTGCTAAAGAAAAAGGCAACGTACGTCTTGAAGGTAAGGAATACCTGGTTAAAGATGGCGATGTGATTCTTTTCAGATTCAACGTATAA
- a CDS encoding thiamine pyrophosphate-dependent enzyme, whose product MKKVLNGNEAVARGFYEAGGLVSASYPGSPTVEIIQTLIDEYDEIYAEFSINEKVAVEVGIGASIAGARTLVAMKHVGVNVAMDPLMTFTQTPINGGFVLISGDDPGMSSSQNEQDNRILAKFAHMCVFDPGDAMEAKVMTKEALSISETFGLPVMVRMTSRVCHSRSIVELEDRVDRVVSGFSKKIEDYGMIPPHTFKKQYEMKNRIAKLQDFIESSPINRLEDDYRSDVLIVTSGLMYQNLKELNLKLDVLKLGVVYPLPIEQIRALKKRYARVIVIEEMMPFIEDELKIHGIACEGKEFFSFTGELMSEAILKGLEGAGAVEANDAEVIEATETVNRFSMFCAGCPHRPVFDILKKNKVSVIGDIGCYSLAVLEPFELVNTIISMGASIGMMKGMSKAYQMAERQEPLVAVIGDGTFYHSGMTGMLNLLHQLDPDYNLTLLILNNGTTAMTGGQQTASSGYYTDKSDMKVDMETLIRSMGFERFKRVDQFEYKAAKKVIDEELKYEGLSIVMTTRACALQYKIVKPHYVVDPDICIGCRSCLKTNCPPILMKAYEGHDKLKSSIAKEMCVGCSVCAQVCPVGAIKSSSAGEV is encoded by the coding sequence ATGAAAAAAGTACTTAACGGCAACGAAGCAGTGGCTCGGGGGTTTTACGAGGCGGGTGGTCTTGTCAGTGCAAGTTATCCTGGCTCCCCGACGGTAGAAATCATTCAAACCTTGATTGATGAATACGATGAAATTTACGCGGAGTTTTCAATTAATGAAAAGGTGGCGGTTGAAGTTGGAATCGGCGCATCGATTGCCGGTGCCCGGACTCTAGTCGCCATGAAGCACGTCGGTGTCAATGTTGCGATGGATCCGCTAATGACCTTTACCCAAACCCCGATCAACGGAGGCTTTGTACTGATAAGCGGAGATGATCCTGGAATGTCCAGTTCTCAAAATGAACAGGACAACCGCATTCTTGCTAAGTTTGCGCACATGTGCGTGTTCGATCCGGGTGATGCAATGGAAGCGAAGGTGATGACAAAAGAGGCGCTTTCGATAAGTGAAACATTCGGACTCCCTGTGATGGTGAGGATGACCTCACGCGTTTGTCACTCAAGATCCATCGTGGAGCTTGAAGATCGTGTGGACAGAGTTGTTTCGGGATTTTCAAAAAAAATCGAGGATTACGGCATGATACCGCCGCACACCTTTAAAAAGCAGTATGAGATGAAAAACCGCATAGCTAAGCTACAAGACTTTATCGAGTCTTCCCCTATCAACAGGTTGGAAGATGATTACCGATCGGACGTCTTGATAGTGACTTCGGGACTGATGTATCAAAATTTGAAAGAACTGAATCTGAAACTTGACGTACTCAAGCTAGGAGTCGTTTATCCGCTTCCTATAGAGCAGATACGCGCCCTTAAAAAGCGGTATGCGCGAGTGATTGTGATAGAAGAGATGATGCCGTTTATAGAGGATGAGCTGAAGATCCACGGGATAGCCTGTGAAGGTAAGGAGTTCTTCAGTTTCACCGGCGAGCTGATGAGTGAGGCCATCCTAAAGGGTTTGGAAGGCGCAGGAGCCGTCGAAGCGAATGACGCGGAGGTGATTGAAGCTACTGAAACGGTCAACAGGTTCAGCATGTTCTGTGCCGGTTGCCCCCACCGTCCTGTCTTTGATATTCTTAAGAAAAACAAAGTAAGTGTGATCGGCGATATCGGTTGCTATTCCTTGGCGGTGCTTGAACCCTTCGAGCTTGTAAACACCATCATCAGCATGGGCGCATCCATTGGCATGATGAAGGGGATGAGCAAGGCTTATCAGATGGCAGAAAGACAGGAACCGCTTGTCGCAGTCATCGGTGACGGCACCTTTTACCATTCTGGAATGACCGGTATGCTCAATTTGCTGCATCAGTTGGATCCAGATTATAATCTGACCCTGCTAATACTAAACAACGGCACAACCGCGATGACGGGTGGACAACAGACTGCAAGCTCAGGCTACTATACGGATAAGTCGGATATGAAAGTGGACATGGAGACACTGATCAGATCTATGGGATTTGAACGGTTTAAACGTGTGGACCAGTTTGAGTATAAGGCTGCAAAAAAGGTGATTGATGAGGAACTGAAGTACGAGGGCTTAAGCATCGTCATGACGACCCGAGCTTGTGCGCTACAGTACAAGATTGTAAAGCCGCATTATGTGGTGGATCCGGACATCTGTATCGGATGCAGGTCGTGTCTGAAGACAAATTGTCCTCCGATACTGATGAAGGCGTACGAGGGGCATGATAAACTGAAATCGTCAATCGCAAAAGAGATGTGTGTAGGATGTTCTGTATGTGCGCAGGTCTGTCCTGTAGGCGCCATAAAATCATCAAGCGCCGGGGAGGTATAG
- a CDS encoding indolepyruvate oxidoreductase subunit beta → MKSYNIILAGVGGQGLVLTTKILAEVALKAGYSVKTNDVIGLSQRGGKVWGSVKMDSEVFSPNIAVGQADFVIGFEPLEAYRHCYFLRKKGTIIVNTHKIPPIPVMFEQVAYPEDIYEKLDAEYELVKIEAVEEAMKLGNVKVANTFLLGALASRMMIDKSIWIEAISENVPRKTVEANLKAFDAYFEKQ, encoded by the coding sequence ATGAAAAGTTATAATATCATTTTAGCGGGCGTAGGTGGGCAGGGTCTGGTCTTGACGACCAAAATACTTGCCGAGGTCGCACTCAAAGCAGGCTATAGCGTTAAGACAAATGACGTGATCGGACTCTCACAGCGTGGTGGAAAGGTCTGGGGTAGTGTGAAAATGGATTCAGAGGTATTCTCTCCTAATATCGCAGTGGGTCAAGCGGATTTTGTCATTGGTTTCGAACCACTTGAGGCCTATAGGCACTGTTACTTTTTAAGAAAAAAGGGTACAATAATAGTAAACACACATAAAATACCACCAATCCCTGTGATGTTCGAGCAGGTTGCTTATCCAGAGGATATTTATGAGAAGCTGGATGCTGAATATGAGCTTGTGAAGATTGAAGCTGTTGAAGAAGCGATGAAACTAGGTAATGTGAAAGTCGCCAACACTTTTCTTCTGGGGGCGCTTGCTTCTAGGATGATGATCGATAAGTCGATCTGGATTGAGGCGATCAGTGAGAATGTGCCAAGGAAAACTGTCGAGGCCAATCTTAAGGCATTCGACGCGTATTTTGAAAAACAATAG
- a CDS encoding zinc ribbon domain-containing protein has translation MDLMNKFSKAINKASEKAGELTQQAKFKVDEQKLKNQISSKYKHLGEKIYFTKKENFSNEELMNAIDQHVEEIDLLMDALKQLSEEMAAIPEEKKPTVEEDIASLCCENCGADLVEGAAYCPSCGTKIE, from the coding sequence ATGGATTTGATGAATAAGTTCAGTAAAGCGATCAACAAAGCATCAGAAAAAGCAGGAGAACTGACGCAACAGGCCAAGTTCAAAGTGGATGAGCAGAAGTTGAAGAATCAGATTTCATCTAAATACAAGCATCTAGGCGAAAAAATCTACTTCACTAAAAAGGAGAATTTTTCAAATGAGGAGTTGATGAACGCCATCGACCAACATGTAGAGGAAATCGATCTTTTAATGGATGCGCTTAAACAGTTGTCTGAAGAAATGGCAGCTATTCCTGAAGAAAAGAAACCAACGGTTGAAGAAGATATTGCTTCACTTTGTTGTGAGAACTGTGGGGCTGATTTAGTCGAGGGTGCGGCATATTGCCCGTCTTGTGGAACGAAAATAGAGTAA
- the lgt gene encoding prolipoprotein diacylglyceryl transferase codes for MNPVAFEVFGIAIRWYGIIMATAMLLGVVIAGYRARKNGYDENLIIDLALIALPVAVICARLYYVAFEWEHYAGDLMKIINVREGGLAIHGGVIGGVLAGVIFTKVKKVNTWKLADIAAPSIILGQAIGRWGNFVNQEAHGGPTNLPWGIMVDGVKVHPTFLYESIWNLLVFAGLLLFEKHKKFHGELMCLYVIFYSIGRFFIEGLRTDSLMIGPLRTAQMISLLLIVVCSGIIYIGRKRAGAKL; via the coding sequence ATGAATCCAGTAGCATTTGAAGTATTCGGCATAGCGATAAGGTGGTACGGTATCATCATGGCGACTGCGATGTTGTTAGGTGTTGTCATTGCAGGTTACCGGGCCAGAAAAAACGGGTATGACGAAAATCTAATCATCGACCTTGCATTAATAGCCTTACCAGTCGCTGTAATCTGCGCAAGACTTTATTATGTGGCATTCGAGTGGGAGCATTACGCAGGTGATCTCATGAAAATCATCAACGTCAGAGAAGGCGGCTTGGCAATCCACGGTGGAGTGATCGGTGGTGTGCTGGCAGGTGTGATTTTTACAAAAGTTAAAAAGGTGAACACTTGGAAACTTGCCGATATCGCGGCGCCTTCTATAATACTTGGGCAGGCTATAGGCAGATGGGGAAATTTCGTCAATCAGGAAGCACACGGCGGACCGACCAACCTACCTTGGGGTATCATGGTGGACGGGGTGAAGGTACATCCTACATTCTTGTATGAATCCATCTGGAACCTACTTGTCTTTGCAGGTTTGTTACTCTTTGAAAAGCATAAGAAGTTTCATGGTGAGCTTATGTGCCTGTATGTCATCTTCTATTCGATCGGTAGATTCTTTATCGAAGGCTTAAGAACTGACAGCCTGATGATTGGACCGCTTAGAACTGCTCAGATGATATCACTATTACTGATCGTTGTCTGTTCGGGTATTATCTACATCGGTAGAAAAAGAGCGGGTGCCAAGCTTTAA
- a CDS encoding PRD domain-containing protein yields the protein MTYEIIKVMNNNVILVRVEKSSEECMLIGKGLGFGRRTGEVITTEEDKIEKKYYATDESGKTSYIELLKHVDRAVIGVGEEFIAEAESVLGKLSEQVHVVLIDHIAFAINRVREDMVIDNPFLFEIRTLYPKEYELGLKAVERINSEFMIYLPPDEAGFIALHLYAARKNSAVKDAVKQTRIMTEVMQYIEKIMKKDLKADEYAYIRLLNHMRGAIDRYQKGIETVNPLLKSIKSEMPISYKLAKQVGQFLRQEFSWDFGEHELGYLTIHIERIRSIKE from the coding sequence ATGACATATGAAATCATAAAAGTAATGAATAACAATGTCATACTTGTCAGAGTCGAAAAAAGCAGTGAAGAATGCATGCTCATTGGAAAAGGTTTAGGCTTTGGTCGTAGAACAGGCGAAGTGATCACCACCGAAGAGGATAAGATCGAAAAAAAGTATTATGCGACGGATGAATCTGGAAAAACTTCTTATATCGAACTGCTTAAGCATGTAGATAGGGCGGTTATCGGGGTCGGCGAAGAATTTATCGCCGAAGCGGAGTCGGTTTTGGGCAAATTGAGTGAGCAAGTCCATGTCGTATTGATCGACCATATCGCTTTTGCCATTAATCGAGTGCGTGAGGATATGGTGATCGACAATCCCTTTCTATTTGAAATACGGACGCTATATCCAAAGGAATATGAACTGGGCTTAAAGGCGGTTGAACGAATCAACAGCGAGTTCATGATCTATCTTCCACCCGATGAGGCAGGCTTTATCGCACTTCATCTATATGCGGCAAGAAAAAACTCAGCGGTGAAAGACGCTGTGAAGCAAACAAGAATCATGACCGAGGTCATGCAGTATATCGAAAAAATAATGAAGAAGGATCTAAAAGCCGACGAATATGCATATATCAGACTGTTGAACCATATGCGGGGCGCTATCGACAGGTATCAAAAGGGGATTGAAACAGTCAATCCGCTGCTGAAGAGCATCAAGTCGGAAATGCCCATATCCTATAAGCTAGCAAAGCAGGTAGGTCAGTTCTTAAGGCAGGAGTTCAGTTGGGATTTCGGAGAGCATGAATTGGGGTATCTCACAATTCATATCGAACGGATCAGATCTATAAAAGAATAA